Part of the Oscillibacter hominis genome is shown below.
TATTCCTCTTTCCCATGGGAGCGGCGGCGGACAATCTCCGTGTCCAGCACGATCCGCTCCGCACAGTTGGGATCCTCAATGTGCCGCAGCAAAAGCCGGGCTCCCTCCTGCCCCATCAGATAGGGGTTTTGCCGGATGGTGGTCAAGGGCGGGGAGGAAATCTCCATCCATTCATAGTCGTCAAATCCGATGACGCCAACATCCTCCGGCACCCTTACGCCCCTCTGATTGAGGGCTTTGAGCACGCCCACGGCCTTTACGTCGTTGGCTACAAAAATTGCGTCTGCATGATGCTCCAACAGCTGATCCGCTCCTTCGCTTCCCGAACGGACCGTGTGCTTCTGGGAGAGGCTGACCAGCGTTTCATCCAGCGTTAAGCCACACTCTGCAAGGCCGTCACAATACCCCTGATAGCGGTCGTGGCCGGTGAAGGAATCCGGGCTGCCGCCGATATATCCAATGCGGCGCTTTCCGCTGTTGTAGAGCAGTTTCACTGCTTTGCGCGCCGCTGAAACGTTGTCTGAGCACACGCAGGGGCTGGGGATATCCGTCACCAGGCGGTCCAGCACCACAAAGGGAATACCGCTTTCCATCACGTCCGCGAAAAGGGTCTGCTTTTTCTTGTTGGGCACGATGAGGATGCCGTCCACCCACTGCTGCTTCAGGACTTCCAGATCCCGCAGCTCATCCGTACCCTCTCCCTCTTCCTCTGTATAGGTGCTGACGATCATGTTGTATCCCTTCGTCTGGAGATAGTCCTTGGCACCGCTGAGCACATCCATGAAAAACACGTTGGTGGACATGCCGGGCCGCACCCTTGGTATGATCATCGCCATGGTCTTGGACTGTTGGGTCCGCAGCATCCGCGCCGCACGGTTGGGCTTGTAGCCGATTTCCTCTATGGCCTTTTCCACCAGCTCCCGGCTCCGCTTGGACACTTGCCGGGTATTGTTGATCACATGGGACACCGTCGCCACGGACAGCCCTGTCATCTCGGCGATCTCCCGGATTCCAGCCATGGAATCCCCCCTTATTTTCATCTTTGTAAAACGTTTCCGTGTAAACGTTTTACATTGTGCTTTTATCATAAGTTTGCCTCTCCCTCTTTGTCAAGCAGTCTGTTCCTTTTTTTCCATCCTATCTCCATTTTTGTATGGTACTCATAATTTTGGCAGTTCGTTTTGTGCCAAATGACTGCGTTTTTTGACCCGTCCACAAATCGGTTCGTCATTTTGACAAGACTCATAGAATGCAACCAGTAAAAAGGATGCTGCTTCCCACGGGAAAATAAAAAAGCAGCACAGGAAATTCCTGTGCTGCTTTTTTTCAGTTCGATTGGATCAGGCAGCCTTCTTGGCAACCTCTACCAACTGGGTGAACGCGGCGGCGTCATTGACCGCCATTTCAGCCAGCATCTTGCGGTTGATCTCAATGCCGGCCAGCTTCAGGCCGTGCATGAAGGTGGAGTAGTTCATGCCGTTCATCTTGCAGGCGGCGGAGATGCGGGTGATCCACAGCTGACGGAAGTCTCTCTTCTTCAGGCGGCGGCCCACATAAGCGTAGGTCAGGGACTTCATGACGGCCTGGTTGGCCATCTTAAAGTGCTTGGACTTGGAACCCCAGTAGCCCTTAGCCAGTTTCAGCGTCTTATTTCTTCTCTTGCGCGTCATCATCGCGCCTTTTACTCTTGCCATTTCGAATAGCCTCCTTCTCTATCGCTTATTTATAGGGGATCATCTTGCGGATCGTCGCTTCGTTGGTGACATCCGCATAGCCGCCGGCACGGAGGCGTCTTCCGCGCTTGGTATCCTTCTTGGTCAGGATGTGGCTCTTATAAGCCTTGGCGCGCTTGACTTTGCCGGTTTTGGTCAGATTAAATCTCTTTTTGGAACCACTGTGGGTTTTCAGCTTGGGCATGTTTGAAATCTCCTTCCGTATGTTGGGATAAAATAAACGCGCGGCGTTACTTGCCAGCCTTGGGAGAGAGGAACATGGACATATTCCGGCCCTCTAACTTGGCAGCCTTATCCAATGTCGCTACTTCGGCACACTGTTCGGCAAATCGGGCCAAAAGCGCTCTGCCCAGATCCGTGTGGGCCATTTCACGGCCGCGGAATCTAACGGAGACCTTGACGCGGTTGCCTTCGGCGATGAACTTCTGGGCATTCTTGAGCTTCGTATTGAAGTCCCCAATGTCAATGCTCGGAGACATGCGAATTTCCTTGATCTCCACCACGTGCTGATTCTTTCTGGCCTCTTTTTCACGCTTGCCCTGCTCAAAGCGGAACTTTCCGTAGTTCATCAGCTTGCAGACAGGGGGCTGCGCCTGAGGAGAGATTTTTACCAGGTCCAACCCCTGCTCATCAGCAATTTTCAACGCCTCCGCCGAGGACATGATGCCAAGCTGTTCCCCCTCGGAGCCGATCAGGCGGATCTCCTTATCGCAGATCTCTTCATTCAGTTCATGCATTACACTACTAATGGTCGAAGCACCTCCATTCAAAAATAGCAAAACGCGGATACTTTCAGAAAGCATCCGCGCAACAACAATCCGCCCCTTTTGCGGCAGATCGATCACACTGTTAACCTCTTTGCTCATCGCTGGAGGTGAGGCGGATGTGCCTTCTTTGTTTTGCTCAGTTATTATAGCAAACAAATATGCGTCTGTCAATCAAAATTTTTGATTGTTGCCTTGATGCTAAAATCGTGGCAACTCCAAATAATAGTGGTATGTGGTGAGGCGCTGCATTGGCCGAATAGTCAGCAAACGATCTACACTTAAGAGAAACAAAGGTGATGATTTTGCAATCAGCGCCGGGGACGTTCGCTGACGCGTGCTGACATCCTCCTCTTCGATTTTTTGCATCTTCTCAATTTTTTCTCGGGCTCACTGGTATAAATCCTTCCCCACGGGTAAGAATAGCTTTGTACTCAGTGTTCCGCGAAAGGAGGTGCCCCGATGAACGAGCGTAACAACAATCAGAGCAACAATCAGAATAACAACCAGAACAACAACCAGAACCAGCAGAACAACAACAACAACCAGAACAGCAATCAGCAGAACAACCGCAACAAGTAACCAGAAGAAGGAACGGCCGACCAGCCGTTCCTTCTTTTTTGCTTGTAAGGTCCGGCAGAACATGGTATGATAGTTTAAAACTGCGTGGGCCATACGCCGCAGCGGCATTCAGGAAGATTAAAGGATGGGATCAAGGAAATGGATAAGCGCAAACTCACGGCACACTTGTTGGCCATCATCACGGTCACTGTGTGGGCCACCACATTTATAGCAAGCAAAAAACTGTTGGGCATCTTTTCGCCACTGCAAATTCTCTTTATGCGGTTCATCCTGGCCTACATCGCCCTCTGGATCATTCGTCCCCGCCGCCTGAAGCTGAGCAAAAAGGAGGAGCTCTGTTTCCTTCTGATGGGCGTGTTTGGGGGGACCCTTTACTTCTTCACGGAGAACACAGCCCTTCTCTACACCCTGGCCGCCAACGTGAGCATCATTGTGGCCACCGCGCCCATCCTCACCGCTCTGCTGGCCCACTTCTGTACCCGGGATGAAAAGCTGCGCTCCAGCTCGGTCTGGGGCTTTTTCATCGCCATCACCGGCGTGGTACTGGTGGTGTATAACGGTGCCTTTGTGCTGAAGGTCAATCCCATTGGGGACCTTCTCTCCCTTTGCGCCGCCATCTCATGGGCGGTTTACTCTATGCTTCTCAAGCGCTTTGCCAGCAAATATGACTCCTTCCTGGTGACTCGGCGCACCATGCTCTGGGGGATTCTCACCGCCCTGCCCCTGATTTTGATTGAGGGGAAGCCCCTCACTCTCTCCGCGTTGAAAGAACCCACGCCTCTCTTCTGCCTCCTCTTTCTGGGCCTGGTCGGCAGCGCAGCATGCTATGTCTTCTGGGCCACCGCAGTGGAGCGGCTTGGCGTGGTGAAGACAAACAGCTACATCTATCTGGTGCCCTTCATCACCATCGTGGCAGCTGCCCTGCTGTTGAAAGAGCCCATCTCCTTTGCGGCCATCCTTGGCGCGGGGCTGATTACCGCCGGTGTGGTCGTGGCCCAGCGTCGCCCCAAACCCGAACCGACACAAAACCCCGATCCGGAACAGGAAAAGAGCAGCGCCGAATGAATTCGGCGCTGCTCTTTGATTGCCGCAGGATCACCGGTTGTCCTTTGCAGATACCAGCTCAATGGCCTCCTTACCCGTCATGTGGTCAACGGTCAGTTCCAGCACGCCAAGGGCCGGCCACTCCCGCTGGATGACCCGTTCCCGGTTTTCCCCGCTGTCGTCCGGCGCGTATTTGAGGGCGATCCTTTCGACAGCAGCCCGCTTCTCACCATCGTCCTCCAGACTGCGTATTGTTCCAAACACAATGACGCTTCTGAAATAGGAGGTGTACTCCTCCGGAACCACCTGATCCCGGTCGATGACACAGAAGGACGCCCTGTTGTTTCTCCGGACCGCGTCCATCTTATGCCCGCTTTTGGCACAGTGGAAGTAGAGCTTCTCCCCATCCCAGACATAGCTCAGCGGCACAGCGTAGGGATACCCCCCTTCTCCGTACAGCGCTAACACCCCGGAGGTTCCTCTATTCAGGACCGCGGCACACTCTTCTCCGGACAGTGCCTGCCGCTTTCTTCTCAGCTCAGGAAACATACATCCCATCCCTTCTACGAAACAGGCTTTCTCAGCCATGTGATTTGAACGAAATCTGGACTTCATTCGCCGCCTTTTTTCAGTCAACAGCAGCGGAATCATAGCATATTGGGAACAGAAAGTCAATTAAATCCAGCGGCAAACATTCTTGTACGTATAGGTATCCGGAATGGCATTCCTTGGTTTTGGGCAAGGCTCTCCTGCTGCTCCAGGACATCCGATGTGCGAATAAAAAAGAAACGCCCGGCGTATAAAACGCCGGGCGTTTCCCTATCTTATCTCACCGGGGAATGAGCTGGAGGTTGCAGTCCACGTCGCCGGTGATTCCGGCCACCGTGCCCTTGCTGGAGTACTGCCAATAATTGGGCTGATAGTAGAAGGTCGGATAGAGCTTTTCCGACGCTGTGGTTTTATACTCGGCAAACCACATGGGATACTTGTTCAGCTGATCCATGTATTCGCCGTACTTGATGTAGCCCACATAGTTGCCCATATAGATCATAGGCTGGTAGCCGGCCTGGGCAATCCGGTCGCAAAAGGCCAGGGCGCAGGCGGAGGCTACGCCAGGGTCAGTGCCATAGACTCGGTAAGAGGAATCATGCATCTCCCAGTCGTAGGCCACAGGCCCGGTGATATTGTGCCCTTCCAACAAACTGATGACGAAGTCCGCCTCTTCAATGGCCTCCTCCACGGTGATGGCCTGGGCAAAGAAGTAGGCCCCGGTCTCAATCCCTGCCGCGTGGGCGCCCTCCAGGTTCTTTGCATAGAAGGCATCCGCGTTCAGCTTGCCGCTGGAGGTGCCCCGCAGGCCCACCCGGATCATGGCAAAATTCACGCCGTCCGCGGCGGCGGCCTCCCAGTCGATGGTGGTGTTGGGACAGGCCCGGTTCTGATAGGCGGACACGTCGATGCCAAAGCGGGCCGTGTAATTGCCCGCGCCATAGTTCAGCCGGCCGTTTTCCCAGTAAAAGCCGCTCTGATCCAGATCATTCACCTTCACCCCCTGAAGCACCGGGATCCGGTTTCCGCTATAGGAGATGGTCTCCCCGGTGACATTTCCGGTAGGCGTCAGGGCCGACCCGGCGGGAGTGTGGTTTTCCGATGGGTCCACAGGCGGATCGGGAACCTGGGGCGTTTCGTCCACCGCAACCTCGTGGCTGCTGAAATTGCGGATGCTGCCATCCACCGTGACGTTTTTCATGGTCACGGCCGTAGTGGCCCCCGGCGCCACGATCAGGTCGCCCGCAATGTGCATGTCGGCAAGAACCACATCCGGCGCGTTGACCATCAGGTTGCCGTTCACCTCCTCAGAATAGGAGCCGGGCTTCTGATAGAGGACGGAAACCATGTTGTCCAACAGGCTCACCACCTCCGCCCGGGTGATGGCGTCACGGGGCCGGAAGAGGTTCCCTTCGGTGTCGGTGAGGTAACGGGCCATGGCGGCCACATAGCCTTTTGCAAAATCGGAGATGTGCCCGGCGTCTGAATAGGCGGACTCCTCCGCCGCCTCGGGAATGCCAAAGGCGCGGGCCACCATGGTCACCGCCTCCTGGCGGCTGATGGTGTCCCAGATCAGCGCCCTGCCCTCATTGCCTAACATGACGCCGGCGGCGTTCAACTTCAGCACCTCAGACTCGCACCAGGTGCCCAGCGTGTCGGTGAAGGTCTCCGCCGCCGAGGCGGCCTGATAATGCATCACCCGGTCCAAAATAACGGAAAAAGCCCCGCGGGTGATGGAACTGTTGGGCTGGAAAGTCCCGTTTTCATACCCCTTGATGATCCCGTACTGCTCGCTCCATTTGCTGATGGCACTGTAGGCCCAGTGGCCCTCGGTATCTGTGAAGCTGGCCTGCGCGCTGCCCAAAAGCAGTGCCGCCAACAGCGCTCCCACAATCGTCACCCGTAGCGTGTTCCCCATATCCGTTCCTTTCCTTTGTACGAATTCTTTGGTATTTTGTCGAAATCCAGTATAAAAAAGTTCCGCAAATGGCAGCCATTTGCGGAACTTTTTCTGGATTCCACATGGACTCTCTTTTGGATCCGATTTTTACTCCACCGTCACGCTCTTTGCAAGGTTCCGGGGCTTGTCAATGTCGCAGCCCCTCTGAAGCGCCACATAGTAGGAGAAAAGCTGAAGCGGCAAAACACCCAAAGAGGGCTGGAGCATCCGATGGGTGTCCGGGATGCACAGGACGCTGTCCGCAGTTTTCTCCATCTTTTCCCGGAAGCTGTCCGTGGTCAGGGCCAGGACTTCGGCCCCTCTCGCCTTGACCTCCACCACATTGCTCATGGCCTTGTCGAACAGCGGCGCATAGGTCCCAAGGGCCACCACCAGGGTGCCAGGCTCGATGAGGGAGATGGTGCCGTGCTTCAGCTCGCCGGAGGCATAGGCCTCGGAGTGGATGTAGGAGATTTCCTTCAGCTTCAGCGAGCCCTCCAGCCCAAGGGCGTAGTCTAAGTTCCGGCCGATGAAAAATACAGAGGCATGGTTAAAATACCGGGAGGCAAAATACTGGACATCCTCCGTCTTCTTTAAAACCTCCTCCATCTTGGCGGGAAGGCACAGCATCTCCTCAACGATGGCACAATACTCCTCCGCCTCAATGGTGCCAAGGAGGTCGGCAAAGTAAAGTCCCACCAGGTCCAGCACCGCCAGTTGGGTGGAGTAGGCCTTGGTGGTGGCCACGGCGATCTCCGGCCCGGCCCAGGTGTAAAGCACGTCGTCTGACTCCTTGGCGATGGAGGAGCCCACCACGTTGACAATGGACAGCGTACGGGCACCCAGGCGCTTCGCCTCCCGCATGGCAGCCATGGTGTCCAGCGTCTCACCGGACTGGCTGATGACAATGACCAGGGTGTGTTCATCCACCAAGGGATCGCAGTAGCGGAACTCCGAAGCCAGCACCACTTCCACGCTCTTTCTCAAAAGCCGCTCCAGGTTGTACTTGCCCACCATACCCACATGATAGGAGGAGCCGCAGGCGATGATGTCGATTTTTTGGATGTTTCGGATGTACTCCGGCGTAATGTGAAGGTCCTCCAACACCACACGGCCGTCCTTGATGCGGGGGAACACCGCCTTGCGGAAGGCCTCGGGCTGCTCCATGATCTCCTTGAGCATGAAGTGGGGATACCCCCCCTTCTCCGCCGCGGAAATTTCCCAGTCCACATAGCTGTGCTGCTTTTCCACCGGCTCCAGCAGCGAATTGTACACCTGGATTCCATCCCGGGTCAGGACGGCGATCTCCCCGTCTTCCATGTAGCTGATGTCCCGGGTGTACTGGATCATGGCCGTCACGTCGGAGGCCACGAAGTTGAACCCGTCGCCATAGCCCAGGATCAGCGGGCTGTCCTTCCGGGCGGTAATCATGGTGTCCGGGTCCTCTTCGCAGAGGATGGCAAGCCCGTAGGACCCCTGGATCCGCCCCAATACGCGGGATACCGCCTCCAGCATGTTTCCGGACTCTTGATAAAAGTACTCCAACAGCTGGGCCACCACCTCGGAGTCCGTGTCTGATGTAAATTGGACGCCTTTTTTCTGAAGCGCCTCTTTGATCTCCATGTAGTTTTCAATGATGCCGTTGTGCACCAGGGCAAACTTGCCCGATTCGCTGACATGGGGGTGGGCGTTGACATTGGACGGCTCCCCATGGGTGGCCCAGCGGGTGTGGCCGATCCCCACCGTCCCCTCCAGATCGCTGCCGCCGTGGATCAAGTCCGAAAGCGCCTGGATGCGGCCCTTGGTCTTTTTCACCTGCAGCCCCTTCTGGGCCGAGCAGATGGCCACGCCGGCCGAGTCATAGCCGCGGTACTCCATGCGGCGCAGGCCCTGAAGTAAAATGGGCGCCACCTGCTCGTGGCCCACATATCCGATAATTCCACACATAAAATACTCCTCCTGAATGATATTTGGTCATACAGGACAAACGCGCAGTCATTTGTCGCTTCCTCACGGCCGCAGCCTCTCTGTTTTGCGGTCGCCCGCATATTTACAAGCTGCGTAACGCACCCGTGGACGGTACGAAAGAGCATCCGCCGAATCCTCGATTCACTCTTTTCCTCGTTATCCTGCCTCTAACTTCACAGGACAGGCACATGGCGCTTATGATGGGACGGGCCCATGTTCCTCCTTTCTCTTCTGCGTATGCTGCCCTCCGCCCCGACCAAGGGCAAAGGGATAATTTCCACTTTCCCCGCAGATACTGACTGTGGGAGGGATTTGCTATGTCAACCGCTTTTTTACGAACGGTGATCCTGTATCTGATGATTATGTTAGGGCTGCGCCTGACCGGAAAGCGGCAGATCGGCCAGTTGGAGCCAGCGGAACTGGCCCTGACCATGATGATCTCCGACCTGGCCACCGTACCCATGCAGGATTTCGGGATTCCCCTGCTGGCCGGCGTCATTCCCATTCTGACGCTTCTGGCGCTCTCCACCCTCTTCTCCTACTGCTCTTTGAAAAGCCTCCGCTTCCGCGCCTTTGTCTGCGGAACGCCCGCCATCTTGATTGAGGACGGCCGTATCTGCCAGGACGTGCTGCGGAAAAACCGTTTTACGCTGGACGAGCTGATGGAGGAGCTGCGGGGGCAGGGGATCAGCAATCCATCCACCGTGAAATACGCCATCCTGGAAAACTCAGGCCAGCTTTCGGTCCTCCCCTACCCGGCCAATGCTCCGGTGACGCCCCGGGATATGGGGATCACGCCGGAAAATCGGGCCACACTGCCGGTGATCTTAGTCAACGACGGCCGGGTGATGACCACAAACCTGTATGCCTGCGGAAAAAGTATCAATTGGCTGCGCAAGGAACTAAAGAAGCACAAGCTCCAGGATCCCGCCCAGGTCTTTCTCCTCACGTTGGACCAGGAGGGGACGGTCTGCTGCATTCCAAAGGAGGACAATTAAATGAAATCACTCTGGGTACCGGTTTCCCTGTTGGCGCTGATCCTGGCTCTGTCTCTTGTCAACGGCGCCCTGGTCAGCAAGGCCGTGGGCCAGTGGGACGCCCTGCTGCTTAAGGCAGAGGACAGCGCCCTTCAGGGGGATTGGGACAGCGCGCGCCGCGCGGTGGAGGACTGCTATCAGCAGTGGGGCACAAAGCAGACTTGGCTCCACATCGTGGAGCGCCACGGGGAACTGGATCAGGCTGAGACCCTCTTCCTGCGCACATCCGCCCTGGCGGCCCAGGAGGAGCTGAGCGATTTTCTCACCGAATCCCAGGACCTGCGTTCACAGCTTGCCCTGCTCGCGGAGATGGAACAGCTCAGCGCCAAAAATGTGCTCACTTATTTTCCAGCAGTTTATTGAGTTCACTCATAAAGGTATTGATGTCCTTGAACTGGCGGTATACGGAGGCAAAGCGGACGTAGGCCACCTCATCCACCGCTTTGAGCCGGTCCATGACCTGCTCGCCGATCAGCTCTGTGCTGATCTCCCGCTCCAGGGAATTTTGCAAATTCTGCTCGATCTCCTCTGCAATCTGTTCCAGCTGCGCCATGGAGACAGGCCGTTTTTCACAGGCCCGCATCATGCCGCCCAGGACCTTCCTCCGATCAAAGCTCTGCCGGCTGCCATCCTTTTTAATGACCACCATGGGCAGGCTTTCCACCGTTTCGTAAGTGGTGAAGCGCTTGACGCAGGAAAGGCACTCTCTGCGGCGGCGGATGCTGTTTCCCTCATCCGCCGGACGGGAGTCGATTACTTTGCTCTCTCCATAACCACAATAGGGACAATTCATCTTCTTCATCCTTTCGTATCTTGCATATCCTTCATTTTCTTTCTCTGTCAATGATCTCATGCCGGGATATCCACCAGATACAGCCATTGGCATTATATCACATCACTACAGAGAGTGGTATACATAAATCAAATTTTTTCTTTCCGTTCGCGGCCCGGGAATAAAAATCATCCGTGCCCCGCGTTTCGGCCTTCACAAAAGGACAGGCTGGTCCTGCCGGTCAAAGGTGAAGACCGCGTACTGCCTGCCCTGGAGTGAACGGATCCTGGCAAAGCAAAAGAGCTCTGTCAGCAAAAACGGCCTGCGGCTGTCAAAGGGGAGCGCCAGCTGCCGTCCCCCATCCCGCTCCCTCCAAAGCGCTCCCTCCACATCCCGGAGCTGGCCCTTAAAAAAGCCAGTGCGGAAAAATTCCTCCGGATGCTCCAGGGTCCTCCATCCCTCCTCCGCCCGGGGAAAAACAGCCCGGGCCTCGCAGCAGCGCAGCGGTCCCGCCGCCTCTGCCTCGCGGCAGGAAAGGTGCCGGGCCAGGTACAGGTCCTCGCCCCTGGGCTCCATCACCCCTAACATCAGTTCGCCCCGCTCCCCCACGGCATAGGCGCGATAGAGCCCATTGTCGGGGCGGAAGCAGTAGGCCTCAAAGGTCAGATACAACCCGTCCCGGCGGCAGATCAGCTTGCCGGAGAGGGTCCCGTCCAGATACAGCGGATAGGTTTCCATGGACCTCACCTCCCATACAGAACATAGCCCGGCTCTTTTTTGCATATGGTTTCGAATGCGGCCTGCCTCCGCCTCACGGCGGCGCGGCGGAGCGTGGAACGAAAAAAGAGCGCCCGTGCTATGTCTATGCACGGACGCCCTTGTCTATACGGTTACTTTATGGTGTATTCTCCCCGGACCATTAGTTTGACCGTAGCCGCCGTGGCCTTCACGCCCCGGTCTTCAATGGTCATCATATACACATGGTTCTTCACCAGTGCCCCGCCGTTATTGAGCGTGGTGGCGTCGGTGGTGTCGAT
Proteins encoded:
- a CDS encoding LacI family DNA-binding transcriptional regulator; this encodes MAGIREIAEMTGLSVATVSHVINNTRQVSKRSRELVEKAIEEIGYKPNRAARMLRTQQSKTMAMIIPRVRPGMSTNVFFMDVLSGAKDYLQTKGYNMIVSTYTEEEGEGTDELRDLEVLKQQWVDGILIVPNKKKQTLFADVMESGIPFVVLDRLVTDIPSPCVCSDNVSAARKAVKLLYNSGKRRIGYIGGSPDSFTGHDRYQGYCDGLAECGLTLDETLVSLSQKHTVRSGSEGADQLLEHHADAIFVANDVKAVGVLKALNQRGVRVPEDVGVIGFDDYEWMEISSPPLTTIRQNPYLMGQEGARLLLRHIEDPNCAERIVLDTEIVRRRSHGKEE
- the rplT gene encoding 50S ribosomal protein L20 encodes the protein MARVKGAMMTRKRRNKTLKLAKGYWGSKSKHFKMANQAVMKSLTYAYVGRRLKKRDFRQLWITRISAACKMNGMNYSTFMHGLKLAGIEINRKMLAEMAVNDAAAFTQLVEVAKKAA
- the rpmI gene encoding 50S ribosomal protein L35, with translation MPKLKTHSGSKKRFNLTKTGKVKRAKAYKSHILTKKDTKRGRRLRAGGYADVTNEATIRKMIPYK
- the infC gene encoding translation initiation factor IF-3; the encoded protein is MHELNEEICDKEIRLIGSEGEQLGIMSSAEALKIADEQGLDLVKISPQAQPPVCKLMNYGKFRFEQGKREKEARKNQHVVEIKEIRMSPSIDIGDFNTKLKNAQKFIAEGNRVKVSVRFRGREMAHTDLGRALLARFAEQCAEVATLDKAAKLEGRNMSMFLSPKAGK
- a CDS encoding DMT family transporter → MDKRKLTAHLLAIITVTVWATTFIASKKLLGIFSPLQILFMRFILAYIALWIIRPRRLKLSKKEELCFLLMGVFGGTLYFFTENTALLYTLAANVSIIVATAPILTALLAHFCTRDEKLRSSSVWGFFIAITGVVLVVYNGAFVLKVNPIGDLLSLCAAISWAVYSMLLKRFASKYDSFLVTRRTMLWGILTALPLILIEGKPLTLSALKEPTPLFCLLFLGLVGSAACYVFWATAVERLGVVKTNSYIYLVPFITIVAAALLLKEPISFAAILGAGLITAGVVVAQRRPKPEPTQNPDPEQEKSSAE
- a CDS encoding pyridoxamine 5'-phosphate oxidase family protein, with translation MFPELRRKRQALSGEECAAVLNRGTSGVLALYGEGGYPYAVPLSYVWDGEKLYFHCAKSGHKMDAVRRNNRASFCVIDRDQVVPEEYTSYFRSVIVFGTIRSLEDDGEKRAAVERIALKYAPDDSGENRERVIQREWPALGVLELTVDHMTGKEAIELVSAKDNR
- a CDS encoding GH25 family lysozyme, which produces MGNTLRVTIVGALLAALLLGSAQASFTDTEGHWAYSAISKWSEQYGIIKGYENGTFQPNSSITRGAFSVILDRVMHYQAASAAETFTDTLGTWCESEVLKLNAAGVMLGNEGRALIWDTISRQEAVTMVARAFGIPEAAEESAYSDAGHISDFAKGYVAAMARYLTDTEGNLFRPRDAITRAEVVSLLDNMVSVLYQKPGSYSEEVNGNLMVNAPDVVLADMHIAGDLIVAPGATTAVTMKNVTVDGSIRNFSSHEVAVDETPQVPDPPVDPSENHTPAGSALTPTGNVTGETISYSGNRIPVLQGVKVNDLDQSGFYWENGRLNYGAGNYTARFGIDVSAYQNRACPNTTIDWEAAAADGVNFAMIRVGLRGTSSGKLNADAFYAKNLEGAHAAGIETGAYFFAQAITVEEAIEEADFVISLLEGHNITGPVAYDWEMHDSSYRVYGTDPGVASACALAFCDRIAQAGYQPMIYMGNYVGYIKYGEYMDQLNKYPMWFAEYKTTASEKLYPTFYYQPNYWQYSSKGTVAGITGDVDCNLQLIPR
- the glmS gene encoding glutamine--fructose-6-phosphate transaminase (isomerizing), with the protein product MCGIIGYVGHEQVAPILLQGLRRMEYRGYDSAGVAICSAQKGLQVKKTKGRIQALSDLIHGGSDLEGTVGIGHTRWATHGEPSNVNAHPHVSESGKFALVHNGIIENYMEIKEALQKKGVQFTSDTDSEVVAQLLEYFYQESGNMLEAVSRVLGRIQGSYGLAILCEEDPDTMITARKDSPLILGYGDGFNFVASDVTAMIQYTRDISYMEDGEIAVLTRDGIQVYNSLLEPVEKQHSYVDWEISAAEKGGYPHFMLKEIMEQPEAFRKAVFPRIKDGRVVLEDLHITPEYIRNIQKIDIIACGSSYHVGMVGKYNLERLLRKSVEVVLASEFRYCDPLVDEHTLVIVISQSGETLDTMAAMREAKRLGARTLSIVNVVGSSIAKESDDVLYTWAGPEIAVATTKAYSTQLAVLDLVGLYFADLLGTIEAEEYCAIVEEMLCLPAKMEEVLKKTEDVQYFASRYFNHASVFFIGRNLDYALGLEGSLKLKEISYIHSEAYASGELKHGTISLIEPGTLVVALGTYAPLFDKAMSNVVEVKARGAEVLALTTDSFREKMEKTADSVLCIPDTHRMLQPSLGVLPLQLFSYYVALQRGCDIDKPRNLAKSVTVE
- a CDS encoding DUF421 domain-containing protein, with product MSTAFLRTVILYLMIMLGLRLTGKRQIGQLEPAELALTMMISDLATVPMQDFGIPLLAGVIPILTLLALSTLFSYCSLKSLRFRAFVCGTPAILIEDGRICQDVLRKNRFTLDELMEELRGQGISNPSTVKYAILENSGQLSVLPYPANAPVTPRDMGITPENRATLPVILVNDGRVMTTNLYACGKSINWLRKELKKHKLQDPAQVFLLTLDQEGTVCCIPKEDN
- a CDS encoding DUF4363 family protein, with the protein product MKSLWVPVSLLALILALSLVNGALVSKAVGQWDALLLKAEDSALQGDWDSARRAVEDCYQQWGTKQTWLHIVERHGELDQAETLFLRTSALAAQEELSDFLTESQDLRSQLALLAEMEQLSAKNVLTYFPAVY
- the nrdR gene encoding transcriptional regulator NrdR, whose translation is MNCPYCGYGESKVIDSRPADEGNSIRRRRECLSCVKRFTTYETVESLPMVVIKKDGSRQSFDRRKVLGGMMRACEKRPVSMAQLEQIAEEIEQNLQNSLEREISTELIGEQVMDRLKAVDEVAYVRFASVYRQFKDINTFMSELNKLLENK